The following are encoded together in the Cololabis saira isolate AMF1-May2022 chromosome 5, fColSai1.1, whole genome shotgun sequence genome:
- the foxb1a gene encoding forkhead box protein B1a, which translates to MPRPGRNTYSDQKPPYSYISLTAMAIQSCPEKMLPLSEIYKFIMDRFPYYRENTQRWQNSLRHNLSFNDCFIKIPRRPDQPGKGSFWALHPSCGDMFENGSFLRRRKRFKVLSASDHLAPSKQSDAAHYLQQQAKLRLSALAATGTHLPQMSPYNLGVSQTSTFKHPFAIENIIAREYKVPGSLAFSTMQSMSAGYPLHNQLTTAWPHMYNSSVIDTAAPISMAGGDYSAYGVPLKSLCHGGGQSLPAIPVPIKPTPTSMAGFSAGLPAHIPAFLSNSPQSLSPTSPQTATSQSSPATPSETLTSPSTLQSVAVH; encoded by the coding sequence ATGCCTCGTCCGGGGAGAAACACGTACAGCGACCAGAAGCCACCTTACTCCTACATCTCCCTCACGGCCATGGCGATCCAGAGCTGTCCCGAGAAGATGCTGCCCCTCAGTGAAATTTACAAGTTCATCATGGATAGATTCCCCTATTACAGAGAAAACACCCAGCGGTGGCAAAACTCCCTGCGCCACAACCTGTCATTTAACGACTGTTTCATCAAAATCCCCCGACGCCCGGACCAGCCGGGGAAGGGCAGTTTCTGGGCTCTGCACCCCAGCTGCGGGGACATGTTTGAGAACGGAAGCTTTCTGAGACGCCGCAAGAGGTTCAAGGTGTTGTCTGCCTCGGACCATTTGGCCCCCAGTAAGCAGTCGGACGCTGCCCATTACCTGCAGCAGCAGGCCAAGCTGCGGCTGAGCGCGCTGGCCGCCACCGGCACGCACCTTCCCCAGATGTCACCCTACAACCTCGGAGTGTCCCAGACCTCGACCTTCAAGCACCCGTTCGCCATCGAGAACATCATCGCCCGAGAGTACAAGGTCCCGGGAAGCCTGGCGTTTTCCACCATGCAGTCCATGTCGGCGGGGTACCCGCTGCACAACCAGCTGACGACGGCGTGGCCGCACATGTACAACAGCAGCGTCATCGACACGGCGGCCCCCATCTCCATGGCGGGCGGCGACTACAGTGCCTACGGCGTGCCCTTAAAGTCCCTGTGTCACGGGGGGGGACAGTCCTTACCGGCCATACCCGTGCCCATCAAGCCCACCCCGACCTCCATGGCCGGCTTTTCGGCCGGGCTGCCGGCCCACATCCCCGCGTTCCTCTCAAACTCTCCGCAGTCTCTGAGCCCGACGTCCCCACAGACAGCGACCAGCCAGAGCAGCCCGGCGACCCCGAGCGAGACCCTGACCAGCCCGTCCACCCTGCAGTCCGTGGCCGTGCACTGA